The nucleotide sequence AAGATGAACATAATGATCTGATGATGTTGCATCACATGGATAATGAAACTTTAATCCGATTATCCAAGTACACGAAGAATTGGCCAGAACCAAAGAAGAAGACAGAGTTTTTCGGACTCatcaaagatgaaaagtatgaaGATCCAGATCCAGTGAATCATTTGAAGTGGAGAAATGATGTAGAGATGAAAGAAAAGAGTGCAACTGATGAATTAACGAAGTTAGAAGAATTTGTTGAAACTAGAAATGATTGGTATACAAAAGAagtaaaagaaaagaagaaaggtggaaagagaaCTCCAAAAGTTCAAACTGAAGAAGGATCATCTTCTCAACCGCAAAAGAAGCGTAAAAAGAAAGCAGTTGAAACTTTGTTGGTTGATGAACCAGAAGAAGATGAGACAGAAGCAAATGTTGAAAGAGATCATGATCAACTATCTCCTAAAACTGAGCGTTTGATGAAAGATATTGATGACACTTTGGAAGCTAGGAAATCAGCTAGTAAAACAGTAGTTGATGAGGAAGAAAATGGTTTATCTGGTTCTGAAGATGAGGTTGATGCTAAAGTTGATAAATGGATCAAAGAAAACTACGATCCAAGAGATAAAGAGAAACAAAGGAAGAGAAAGAGGAGTGCGGACGATGATGATGAAACGTATGTACCACCAGAAGATGTTCAAGTTGAAAAGACACCACCATCTTCGGGAGGTAGAAAGAAATCTACGTCAAGAAAACGTGTCGTATCTCCAGCAGTGCGAAAGTTAAAAATCAAGCTGAAATCAAAACCTATCCAAGAACCACAATataaaccaccatcaccatcactacaaaataaaccaccatcaccaccaccacatcaAACATCACCTGATATTTTACAATCACCACAATCACCATCACAACATCATATTTCATCACCGATTCATGAACAACCATTTATAACTTCACCACACATCTTACAAACACCACCAACCACACAACCACCAGTTCATACTACTCCTGGATCGTCTGGATTTAAAGATTTTCCACATATTCCAAAGAGTACAGTTCTTGAAAAGCTTAATGATTTTAGCTTTGTCaatgatgatcttgtgaaagagTTGCAAAAGAAGGTGGATGAGGTGTTAGTTGAGAAAAAGAAGTTAGAGGAATGTGTAAAGTCTGTTGAATCAGAGGATTCATCATTGTTGAAAAAGATTGAATCTGATCAAGCCGACATTGATATTCTGAAAGTTCGAATAGCAGAATTGGAAGAAGAAAAGGCTCGAAGGGATGAACAGAATGAATACTTCAAGTTGAAAAATAAAGAGTTAGAGGCCAATAATTCTAAGAAGGAACATGAAGCATATATGTTAAAGAAAGTGTTGGAAAACTTGATTGGAAAGCCGATTGAACAAAGATTTGAAGAGATAGAACTTGAGGAAGTTAGGGCACGACGTGAAGCTGAAATAGAAGCTGGAATGAAAGACAATGGTAAAGGTGTTCCAGTTGAAGGTGTTATTGAAGTGACAGAAAGGCAAATTGTTGTGTCTGAGCCGATGAAAGCTCCAGAATCTTCTATACTAGATCCTTGTCCAATTACTTTAGTATCTGGTGAAATTGACgacaatgatgaagaagatgatgatgatattctgaaagatgatgcagatgatgtaTATTCTGTTCATAGTGattatgaagatgatgatggaaatgatgatgatgatgatcaaggtACTTCGGGTATCAAAATAACTGAAGCATCAAATGAAGAGAATACTGATGATTATCTTCAAGACGATGCAAACGAAGAGCCTGAAAATGCAAGTGGAAAGGGGGAGCATGGTGATGCTGAGAAAGATGATGCGATTGTTGATCAAAGTTGAAGGTTAATTCTACGTCTTGAACATGATGTAGAGGAAGGAGAGATATTGCATACTTATACAAGAGCTGAAATTGTTAAGATGATGGTTATTGAAGACAGTGAGTTCAACTTCGATTTTGAAGAGGAgttaaacaagtttgatatcaatcAGCAGCCTGAATATCAGTACAAATATGTTGAAGAAGCTGATAACTATGACAAAGTTGTAGTAGAAGACTGGAGTGATGATGATCAGTCTGAAAATGTTCATGTTGATACTTCTAGTTTTCCGACGCTTGCTGAGTTCTTCAGTCAAGCAAATGAAGATGAATTGAGAAGGAAAGTTGCTGAGAGTGTTAAGAATAAAAGTTTTCAAGAAATGTCGAAAGAAGAACAACGCGAAGAAAGAAAGAAGTGGTTCAGGAAGGATACAGAGAGAAAATACAAAAGATCACTGAAGTATTACAAAAGAGATAGAGAAGTTTCTCTTGGTGATATCATAAGTTGGGGTTATTTGCCACAAGTCAATGCCTATGCAATCAGAAGAGAATTCGGTGTTCAGTATTTCGAGTATATTCAAGATATAATGTCTCTGCCTTGGTGGGATGTTGAAGAATTGCCCAAAGTCAGAACGTTATCTTATCCTGTCAGAGTTCACGATATGCCTACATGGGGCTTGATGAAGTTTGAAGCATTCAAAGAATTTCGTCACTGGAAGCCACATTATCCGAAGAAAGTCAAAAAGACGGATCCTGTTACAGGCATTGAAGAAACAATTCTACAGATCAAGAAGCCCAGAGTCATAAAGAATATTCCATTGCCGAAGATGGAACAAGATTTTCATGAAGGGTTTGTATGTTGGGTGTATAGCTGCATGACGATAGAAGCAGTGATTATGTACAAAGTCGGGAATGAAAGCAGATACATTCATCTGTACGATCCAATGTGGATTGTGAATTGTTCTGCGAAGGATATCGAGTGTTTGTTTGTGAACAAGATTGGGTATAAAGCTGAAGATAAAGATCAAGCTCTGCAATTTCCGAAAGTAGCTACGATATGTTTTCAGAAAGGTATAAATTCTGAAAATATGTGGTTATCAAAGTGGAGAAAGATTGAAAAGAAAGAGTTTCTGAAAGCTGAGAAGGAGAGAAAAGAGCGTGAAGAAAAAGATAGAATTGCTAGATTTACGTGTGTGCAAAGACttactgaagaagaaaagaaagttgCTAAAGAGAATGAACAGCTTAGGAAAGCGTTGCTGAAAAATCTAAAGTGTCATGAGGAGAAGTTCAAGTCTTTgtgaaaaagtttttgaagaacaggctgactgaagactgcggcaatatccaagggggagtttgttggtgcataatgtctatcgcctgcgtcatCAGTCTAGGTCGTGTCATGTACGTATAATAGGGTTAAATGTTATGTTTTATATGTATTCAGGCCAGTTCGCACAAACTGAGATGTATAGGTCAGGTCGCACGAACTGGATCTCCAGTTCGTGCGATGTAGAGCATTGTCTTCGTGCGACCTGGACTGCCTATAAATAGGCTAGTGTAgtttttcatttgtaactttccagAGAATCTTGCCACGAAGTGCTGACGAATTCTCTCTGTACCTGAATGTCTAATATCAATGAAAAACATGTTTAAAGTGACTTTCTACTCTTCTACTCCTATTCTAACACTGATGCAAGGTTTCtagtctgtttccgcctttctaGAGATCTAGATTTGGCTCAGATTGACTCGTATTGATCGAATCTCGATCCTACAAATATCTTCTACCGAAGCTACTTAATCTGTATGGAAGGTTTATTATCCTATCaggatactaacgggtcttatttaagtcaaagacttagaccggttagttgtAAAGATGTTTTACGGTtcgaaacgctagattaagcggagaccggaatggaatgtgatttggacccgacaagtttgaatacttgtataatatgggtaaactaaacacattttggaatttgaagtttaaatgataaggtttgacacgtctcggctaatttatgtaaactagttacataaaccgaaccgaacgcgtataAGCATAACGGGTAGCCtaatgaatcatatacaagttcgatatattattatgcttaaaatatgttaagatatcagtaggatgtcaacatatatgcccaaaaagtatttaaaacctaTTTaggcctcataagggcattttggtcattttaggatttataaaagaggtttatagGTAAACTGATGTTCTGGTCAAAAGCATcctgtaaaaatatttattttatgatgttatatcagtaggatatcatacatatgtgtggtttaccatttatggccaaactatgccccaaaagggtattttggtcatttcacatatgcttttaaggacatAATTGAAAGTCTGAGTTCATAACTTATTCCTaatgtaaaaatattaaaaattatttacaatttcagtaggtaacaagtcttgggtgctaattatggttttaaaccatactatgcacctattTAGCGTAAAAAACGATAATTGACGATATTTGCAAGGTTTATGTGATTCTGAGATTTTGACCATCCTTGGattgtaaaaatatatatatttttttcatattaGATCAGTATCAAAAAGTTTGGCATGTTtattatttgtaaaactcattctatttacaaaaatggcatttttgtcaattataggatttatacaagaactccatATTGAGATCAGTATGTAATCTGACCCAATATTTCAAAATTCCTAAAAATGATATCATaatagtaggtaatgagttttgtgtcaaaatttatgtttaaacatgatttatgcacaaaagggtaatttagactttataaaagctaaatttacgatatcttgcataacatCAGTTTGAGACCAGAATATAATATCAAATAATTTTAGACATATTTATAAATTAGTACCTAAGTTATTTGCATGACCATTCATTCAAAAACCTGATTTTTTGAAcataagggcataatggtcaactataagcataataacataaacatgcatataattcaaactactTAGTGACCAGgtatataacctcagagggttatactataaTATTAAATTGTAACAATGAAAGCTTAAAACATTAAGGAATtaagcttaatcgggtcagaactgaaagtcaaagcaaaagtcaaacttttgtgactttcggttgcgaaccgagcttaaactcagaattgtcgggttgaacatgcttaaacatcttctaataatatttaccaagttatttaagtgatAAAATATGATTCATAACACCTACATTATCagttttgattattatatacAAATCTGACCCGTTTGAATTTTTAATTAATTAGTTtaacccgacaattaactaagcaaacgagaaaattaggaggtgcccttttgagggattaacacctacctaattatggtCACATAGCCACATTCGCCTCGAACAATGGCTAGACCATTTGGGTTTTAACCGAATGTCAAAGTCTTTTTACGACAACTTTGACTTTTGGTCTTTAAACCTCTAAAAACTAAACTAGAGTggctaaggacacttacaaagggtcctagcttgAATCTTTAGACTTAGAGGGAGTCTCCTTTATCAGGAATCTCCAAGCAAGAGTGAGAAGTGAAGATTTAAAGTGAGCAAAGAAAATGGAACACATGAAGTCCTATTTATAGTTGAAGGTGATGATCTAAGATTGAACCATGTGTTAGGGAGTGTCCAAGATCATCACAGGTGTCCTTGGTGGTTTTAAAAAAACCATCAACAAGCTCCTGGTATCGAGTTCTAAGTGTATAAGTCAGTTTATGGCAGAAACTTGCAGTTGTCCAAAATCTGCTGCCCAGTTACAGGCTTGGACCGTAAGcctgaccccttacggtccgtaagcctgggtccttgcggtccgtaagaggTTGATCAGAAAAATGAAATCTTTCAAACTTAACACCTTTAGTCCTTCAACTTCTATAATCATCATTAATCATTTCCGAGAGATTGTTTCAACATTATAAAGTCTCGGGTTTAGTAAAAAGTAACTCAGACGCATAAattagcatgttgacacttttggtcCCTCCGCATACATATTTTCCACGATTGTCAAGTTTATTCCTTTGGAATAAATCCGTTACATGGTTagggtttaggacacgtgtctttatataattggacacgattttacgagaTGTTACAtgctcacccccttaaaagaaatctcgaccccgagatttactgaaacaagtgAGGGTACTTTTGTCGCATAGTGGACTCGACCTCCCAAGTATATTCGCGGcttctacgggcatcccatttaactttcACAATCGGTACATGTTTCCTTCggagctttttaacctgtcgatcctcgattgaTAAAGGTCTTTCAATGAACCTCAGGCTTTCATCAATTTTACGTATTTATGAGACAttgctagcgattcatcagctagacacttctttgAGTTATAAacgtggaacacattatgaattccactaagctcctcaggtaagtttagcttataagctacattCCCGACAcattctatgatctcgaatggtcctgtgtaccttgggcttagcttgcctttcttaccaaaacgcatcacacccttccagggtgataccaaTAGTAAGACGTTGTCTCCTACCTCAACCTTTAGAGGTTTTCTCCTcttatctgcatagcttttctgcctatctctagtagcttttaggcgatcacgaatttggacaatcttgtccgttgtttcaaggactatctcaggtcctgataactgaacTTCTCCAACTACTGCCCAACAGATGAGCGTTCTACATTTTCTCCCATATaaagcctcaaaaggcgcagcctgaatgctggtatggtaactattattgaaggagaattcaatcaagggAATGTGGtcatcccagctaccacctaaatcaataacacatgtgcgaagcatgtcttctaatgtttgaatcGTACACTCACTTTGGCCATCCATTTggggatggtaagcagtactGAATTTCAAATGAGTGCCCAATGATTGTtagaagcttttccagaaatgagaagtgtatttagtatccctatcagatacaatagatactggcactccgtggagagatacaatctcatccacataTAACTGAGCTAGCTTATCAGAGCTATGAGTGTATCGCCctgcgtccctaaactttaggctTTTGGAAGATTTAGTCCTTAGACTTTTCCTATTGTCAGTTTTAGTAATTAATCTATGTAATATTGATACTTTTGTTACCTTGTGAGTCTACGTAATGCTGgaatcttgattcttgatactaaaactatgattcttgatgcATAACTctagattcttgatacttggaAACTTTGATTTTATGAGACTTGATTCTTtactcttgattcttgatacttaattggtgcttgactcttgagacttgtgaaacttgattcttggttgaacgagagactggagtctTGTCATTGGCGGAATCtattaaacttggaaacttttggtgTTTATGACGTAATCTAGTTATGTGATACTTTTACCAACTAATACGCAACGCAATGCTTAATCTAACAcgcaaaacgaatcaaagacgGGGACGCGGAAAGGATAGTATTGaccaagtggcaatccgatcggatgacatccgattggatgaccaaccgatcggatggccactcgatcgacccACCATCTAATCCAATGCACACCATCGTAGTCTCTTTCCCACATTAcaaataggcctgtcacatcagtccttcactgatgtgacagcctcactCGACCCAGACGCACGAACACCACATTTCTTCGATTCGTCGGTGATTCCGGTACGTTTtacactagattcttgtacttcttgatctacacttcattctctacgtgattctcctttgaaatcacacttttcactgtgaaatctcttagatctgagttcttgaggatgatgtcatcatggtggtttgtacaaactaCCATATGATGTCATTCCTGGTAAGGTCTATCTCAGATCTGAGGAATTCCATGTGTCTCTCACCAAATCTAAGCTAGATCTAGGATTTTTCATAATAAAACTTAAgttatcttcatcttttcttcaatctttcaCTTAAAACGGAGGAATACGGGTCCAAGTGGTCTGTAGACTGGACGGATAGTCTGAAGTTGGTTTGGAAACGGGTTGTTGCCGGAAAAGATGGCCGGAATACGGATTCCGACATAGACTCGTTATGAACACACGACTGGTcggacaggggtgattcccatccgatcaaaACGGTTGTATATTGACGAGTTTACCATTGTCTCAATACGTATCGTGCCGTCATCATTAAACcagaaacttagaaactttaccAAACTATAAATGAGACAAGGACCgctcgatcgagtggcaatccgatcggatagccatccgatcgaatagccatccgattaGGTGGCACTTGTCTCACAACCTTAGAAACTTTTTAGAAACTTGAAATCTTGGAGCCtttgatcgaatggcaatccgatcggatagccatccgatcgaacagtcaTCCGATCAAAGCAACCAAGACACTTAGCAATCACTACACTTGAATCGAGTGGCAATCCAATCGGATAGCCATCCTATCGGACAGCCATCCATTCCCTCACACATTATCACCACAATCGACTGGCAacccgatcagatggccatcctATCGGACAGCCATCCGGCCCAGTGACAGATCCTACACTTTGTGCAATCTCGTTATTCTGCCCGACACTTATCTATTGTAAGctaatcaggctaattctaaaagagctccctttaATCCAATAACGGTCTTAACTGTTAAgtaatcactgtgagtatactcgatccctttttgttttaaactttgggatgtaacatgtattctattaaatCTATGATACTTGAAGCTTTAgaaatctaaactctatcctacgtgtatgtgaaacttgtgatccTTGATTCTTTATTCTTTGTGCTATGTGatgtttaatccagagtgtgtagttccgtcttaacaatagtagcgctataggagatacacgtccccattattctcgggggtattggtaggaggattctagtttaccttgagtcttgggtaaacactagagcatcgggacacttgggctatcactggttggactgcgacactagcacggctgaaactattttattacttacattgtggatatgagttgtttttaatctattactctatatactcaaacttgtatactcgccggtacatttttgtactgactctattttaatacatgttgcaggctgataggatggtGTGGAAACAAGTGAATCAAGCTAGGGTGATGCTTAGAAACCTATGTAGTGAATTAAACTTTAAACAATATTTGATATTTGGTGTAATTTGATACTTGATGTGATGGTTATTCGTTTTAGACAATGTGGAATCAATTTAATCTATTATGAAATtttagtgttatggaatctcatgagcaatctgaacgcttagtgctcgcaccccgatgttttcgccatcggttggggtgtgacagattggtatcagagccataactatagggaattaggataagtaggaatacttgccctagtctatagttctaggaatcttgattcttatttgttgtttaagacttatgcattccACTGTATATGCTTCCTAGCAACACTATTCTTAAACTTACATGCCGTTCCTAAGGCTGATATAATATACACTTGGATGCTTTGGAAACACTGTTACTCAGTGTTTGTACTTTGCATGAAATTGccctcaagtcaggagtgacatccaaaccttgaaggAAAATTTCCTTATTATATTCTAGTAGGTCATATCTGTTGATAAGTACCAACGCTATTAGGGTACAgtgttgtcaagttagaggtgaaactcataccttgataactagtcccactcttgatttttatgtctcgccaaagtctctAAATTTCCAATCAATTAGGGACGTGAAATGACtaaaaggacgaatatcgtaggcctaaaatcgatgacgtatttgtctaagtaagtcaagacacaTCGCCTCAATTCGAAAGGtgttcgaatcactttggttagtcaccgttcctctacctagaacaatcctatgttttacgAGCCTATCATTAATGTGATCTCGAAGTTATGTATGTGGTTTTAAACTTGATTCTTCATTCATTTTGGGATACTTTTACACAAATCACACTTACGTCCGCAACCTAAAACGCTAATGCTAATCTCaagatcaaactaaatttatgaagctttGTTCATTGAGTAATCTATGCTGAAATCTTGATCGACTATGATTCTATATAAATCTATCTGATGAATCTATGAGTTGTTGTGGTTGTGAAACACTAAATGTAACATGGCATGGAATATGAGACAGACGTGACGTGTctcaaacatggtggatacgccaatggtacttcctatatataagtgtttctggcatgttaccaactttcgtaccaagtTCCATGCGAAACTTAGTGTTTGCAGACGGTGATAAGGATGTTGAAATCTAAGCCGTGGGAAACTACTTGCGTAACCTATGTGAAATCAATGGGTAattgatgaaacagtggttaaccaagagaggttaattcactggtctcgtcaagtagggttaatcccttctttcccaGGATCGGTGGCTGGACCGTCAGCTGGGttgtctcctgcacaaggaaaacacaccgtgactcgtaacaaggaggaaggggtgggggtgctccttgttaccactctccagtgtgagaatcagtaatttgcttgtgaagcaaagtgtgtgatagtagtagttgTGAGAGAGTTGAGAAGCGATACCTCAACCctggtttgggatgggtatttatagccgaggagtgaaggagggtagTTGAGTGGTCAGACTGAAGACGCgccgcccttatgcaggtgtgtcaggcttgtcggctgtggaggtgaagccacgtcctactgcggtGTCAGTCTGTTTCTTACGTATCggctgacaggcgactgtcattggtgccacttgctctgtggtgttagtcccacttgcctcg is from Helianthus annuus cultivar XRQ/B chromosome 9, HanXRQr2.0-SUNRISE, whole genome shotgun sequence and encodes:
- the LOC110876020 gene encoding glutamic acid-rich protein-like; the encoded protein is MLDNAYPNLVKDEHNDLMMLHHMDNETLIRLSKYTKNWPEPKKKTEFFGLIKDEKYEDPDPVNHLKWRNDVEMKEKSATDELTKLEEFVETRNDWYTKEVKEKKKGGKRTPKVQTEEGSSSQPQKKRKKKAVETLLVDEPEEDETEANVERDHDQLSPKTERLMKDIDDTLEARKSASKTVVDEEENGLSGSEDEVDAKVDKWIKENYDPRDKEKQRKRKRSADDDDETYVPPEDVQVEKTPPSSGVLEKLNDFSFVNDDLVKELQKKVDEVLVEKKKLEECVKSVESEDSSLLKKIESDQADIDILKVRIAELEEEKARRDEQNEYFKLKNKELEANNSKKEHEAYMLKKVLENLIGKPIEQRFEEIELEEVRARREAEIEAGMKDNGKGVPVEGVIEVTERQIVVSEPMKAPESSILDPCPITLVSDDVYSVHSDYEDDDGNDDDDDQGTSGIKITEASNEENTDDYLQDDANEEPENASGKGEHGDAEKDDAIVDQS